The Streptomyces seoulensis genome contains a region encoding:
- a CDS encoding sensor histidine kinase: MSTLRRARYQFKAHPLTLDAVVAAAVLLCMISSSFAAPDGDHGVAWGARGPAPLSLLLMVLAAAALVLRRRSALAVLASTGTLALVECVTGDPRAPVAMTTVIALYTVASTTDRATTWRVGLLTMTVLTAAAMLAGPLPWYAQENIALVAWTGIGATAGDAVRSHRAFVQAIRERAERAERTREEEARRRVAEERLRIARELHDVVAHHIALVNVQAGVVAHVMDRRPDQAKEALAHVREASRSALEDLRATVGLLRQSDDPAAPTEPASGLGRLDELAGTFRNAGLPVQVARADQDTELPAAVDLAAYRIVQEALTNAQKHAGAGAKAEVSVVRVGPNIEVSVLDDGAGATGAPTTGGGHGLLGMRERVTALGGTLTTGPRYGGGFRVHAILPVQTRPGAERKPA, translated from the coding sequence GTGAGCACTCTGCGACGCGCCCGGTACCAGTTCAAGGCGCACCCCCTCACACTCGACGCGGTCGTCGCGGCGGCCGTGCTGCTGTGCATGATCAGCAGTTCCTTCGCGGCACCGGACGGCGACCACGGAGTGGCCTGGGGTGCACGCGGCCCGGCCCCGCTGAGCCTGCTGCTGATGGTCCTGGCCGCCGCCGCGCTCGTCCTGCGCCGCCGCTCCGCCCTGGCCGTGCTGGCGTCGACCGGGACGCTCGCGCTGGTCGAGTGCGTCACCGGCGACCCACGCGCGCCCGTGGCGATGACCACCGTCATCGCCCTGTACACCGTCGCCTCCACCACCGACCGCGCCACCACCTGGCGGGTCGGCCTGCTCACCATGACCGTGCTGACGGCCGCGGCGATGCTCGCCGGACCGCTGCCCTGGTACGCGCAGGAGAACATCGCCCTCGTCGCCTGGACCGGCATCGGGGCCACCGCGGGCGACGCCGTCCGCAGCCACCGCGCCTTCGTGCAGGCCATCCGGGAGCGCGCCGAACGCGCCGAGCGCACCCGCGAGGAGGAGGCCCGGCGCAGGGTCGCCGAGGAGCGGCTGCGCATCGCCCGCGAGCTGCACGACGTGGTCGCCCACCACATCGCCCTGGTCAACGTGCAGGCCGGCGTCGTCGCCCATGTGATGGACCGGCGCCCCGACCAGGCCAAGGAAGCCCTCGCCCACGTCCGCGAGGCCAGCCGCTCCGCACTGGAGGATCTGCGCGCCACCGTCGGACTGCTCCGCCAGTCCGACGACCCGGCCGCCCCCACCGAACCCGCCTCCGGCCTCGGCCGCCTCGACGAACTCGCCGGGACCTTCCGCAACGCGGGGCTCCCCGTCCAGGTCGCCCGCGCCGACCAGGACACCGAACTCCCGGCCGCCGTCGACCTGGCCGCCTACCGGATCGTGCAGGAAGCCCTCACCAACGCCCAGAAGCACGCCGGAGCGGGCGCCAAGGCCGAGGTCAGCGTCGTACGGGTCGGCCCGAACATCGAGGTCAGCGTGCTGGACGACGGCGCGGGCGCCACCGGGGCGCCCACCACGGGCGGCGGGCACGGGCTGCTCGGCATGCGCGAGCGGGTCACCGCGCTCGGCGGCACCCTCACCACCGGCCCCCGCTACGGCGGCGGCTTCCGCGTCCATGCCATCCTGCCCGTCCAGACCCGCCCCGGAGCCGAGAGGAAGCCCGCATGA